In a genomic window of Thermoanaerobaculum aquaticum:
- a CDS encoding rod shape-determining protein: MGLSSLFSLFSSDLAVDLGTATTLVYTRARGIVVFEPSIVAVNRITNKVEAVGQAAKEMLGKTPGNIVAIRPMKDGVIADFEVTEKMLEYFIRKAHGRSFFVRPRIIISVPSEITPVEKRAVKDSALRAGASEVYLVEQAMAAAIGAGLPITEPSGNMIVDIGGGTTDVAVISLAGIVYSKSVRVAGNEMDEAIISYIKRKYNLLIGERTAEAIKIELGNAYPDGNQRTMEVKGRDLVEGIPKTLTITDEEVREALAETVNVIVDTVRTALERTPPELSADIIDKGIVLAGGGSLLRGLDQRLREETGIPVSHCDEPVSAVVRGTGMMLTDMSLLKKIALE, translated from the coding sequence ATGGGACTTTCCTCGCTTTTCTCGTTGTTTTCCTCCGACCTGGCGGTGGATTTGGGGACAGCCACCACCCTCGTTTACACACGCGCTCGCGGCATCGTGGTTTTCGAGCCCTCCATTGTGGCGGTGAACCGCATCACCAACAAGGTGGAAGCCGTTGGGCAAGCGGCCAAGGAAATGCTGGGCAAAACCCCGGGGAACATCGTGGCCATCCGCCCCATGAAGGACGGGGTCATTGCTGATTTTGAAGTCACCGAAAAGATGCTGGAGTACTTCATCCGCAAAGCTCACGGCCGCTCGTTTTTCGTGCGCCCGCGCATCATCATTTCGGTTCCCTCGGAAATCACGCCGGTGGAAAAGCGGGCGGTGAAGGACTCGGCGCTCAGGGCGGGGGCCAGCGAGGTTTACCTGGTGGAGCAGGCCATGGCCGCGGCCATTGGAGCCGGGCTGCCCATCACCGAACCTTCCGGCAACATGATCGTGGACATTGGCGGTGGCACCACCGATGTGGCGGTGATTTCCCTGGCCGGCATCGTTTACTCCAAATCGGTGCGGGTGGCCGGCAACGAAATGGACGAAGCCATCATTTCCTACATCAAGCGCAAGTACAACCTGCTCATCGGCGAGCGCACCGCCGAGGCCATCAAGATCGAGCTGGGGAACGCCTACCCCGACGGCAACCAACGAACCATGGAGGTGAAGGGGCGGGACCTGGTGGAAGGCATCCCGAAGACGCTCACCATCACCGACGAGGAGGTGAGGGAAGCCCTGGCGGAAACCGTGAACGTCATCGTGGACACCGTGCGCACCGCCCTGGAACGCACGCCGCCGGAGCTTTCCGCGGACATCATTGACAAGGGCATCGTGCTGGCCGGGGGCGGTTCGCTGCTTCGCGGCCTGGACCAGCGGCTGCGGGAGGAAACGGGCATCCCCGTTTCCCACTGCGACGAGCCGGTTTCCGCGGTGGTGCGGGGTACCGGCATGATGCTCACCGACATGAGCCTTTTGAAGAAAATCGCCCTCGAATGA
- a CDS encoding FecR domain-containing protein, which translates to MNARRMRPSSRPRLEVDWVVVPVTGIRKWGLSLLLVLLAGGLGFVCWTLFHEPVEKKARRLIQQATAYEEDLHRAGVSEGLASEFEQGTKLLAQAKRDFENRDFPAAAARAEDALHRFELLLRLVNREFVGAAQIIAVSGRVEVQRANQTTWEKAKERQALYNGDFLKTAADAVAELLFADGTVYRVGPDSLLEIHREARTGPKSEPGEVKVRVGQVNVSTALNPSSVVTDAAGVRIHQESRVGVEVAEDATTTVAAYAGRARVTGSSGQAVDLADRQAVTASREGSLSARRAVPEPPQLEAPQANTLINMDQTNRVTLSWRPVPGAESYKVQVSRSRLFAPANIEVEATRLEPSVTLRLRLPGTYYWRVAAVGPERTASEWSSPRSFRAYTGTRVEELADTTPPVLSVQKPQQMGNFFLIQGVTEPGATVTINGEAVAVAGDGSFKKAVAINREGKSVIVIRATDAAGNTAEHKETVFVEVD; encoded by the coding sequence GTGAACGCTCGGCGTATGCGGCCATCGTCTCGTCCCCGCCTGGAAGTGGACTGGGTTGTGGTTCCGGTCACCGGCATCCGCAAATGGGGGCTTTCCCTGCTCCTGGTGCTTTTGGCCGGAGGGCTGGGGTTTGTGTGCTGGACGCTTTTCCACGAGCCGGTGGAAAAAAAGGCCCGCCGCCTTATCCAACAGGCCACGGCTTACGAGGAGGATTTGCACCGAGCTGGGGTTTCGGAAGGGCTGGCCAGCGAGTTTGAGCAGGGCACCAAGCTGCTCGCTCAGGCCAAGCGCGATTTTGAAAACCGCGATTTCCCAGCCGCCGCTGCCCGCGCCGAAGATGCCCTGCACCGCTTTGAGCTGCTCCTGCGCCTGGTGAACCGGGAGTTTGTGGGGGCCGCGCAAATCATCGCGGTTTCCGGCCGGGTGGAAGTGCAGCGGGCCAACCAAACCACCTGGGAAAAGGCCAAAGAACGCCAGGCTCTGTACAACGGCGATTTTTTGAAAACCGCCGCCGACGCCGTGGCTGAGCTCTTGTTTGCCGACGGCACCGTGTACCGCGTGGGCCCTGATTCGCTCTTGGAGATCCACCGGGAAGCCAGGACCGGGCCCAAGTCCGAGCCGGGAGAGGTGAAGGTGCGGGTGGGTCAGGTGAACGTTTCCACCGCCCTCAACCCCTCCTCGGTGGTCACCGACGCCGCCGGCGTACGCATCCACCAGGAGTCGCGGGTGGGTGTGGAGGTGGCGGAGGATGCCACCACCACCGTGGCCGCTTACGCCGGCCGCGCCCGGGTCACGGGGAGCAGCGGGCAAGCGGTGGACCTGGCCGACCGGCAAGCGGTTACCGCCAGCCGCGAGGGTTCCCTTTCCGCCCGCCGGGCGGTGCCCGAGCCGCCGCAGCTGGAAGCACCCCAGGCCAACACCCTCATCAACATGGACCAAACAAACCGCGTCACGCTTTCCTGGCGCCCGGTTCCAGGGGCGGAAAGCTACAAGGTTCAGGTGAGCCGCTCCCGCCTTTTTGCTCCCGCCAACATCGAGGTGGAAGCCACACGCTTGGAACCCTCGGTAACTTTGCGCTTGCGGCTCCCGGGGACCTATTACTGGCGGGTGGCAGCGGTGGGACCGGAGCGCACCGCCTCGGAGTGGAGCTCCCCCCGCTCGTTCCGGGCTTACACCGGCACCCGCGTGGAGGAGCTGGCGGACACCACACCGCCTGTGCTTTCCGTGCAAAAGCCCCAGCAAATGGGTAACTTCTTCTTGATCCAGGGGGTCACCGAGCCGGGGGCCACGGTGACCATCAACGGCGAAGCGGTAGCGGTGGCTGGCGACGGCAGCTTCAAGAAAGCCGTGGCCATCAACCGCGAGGGCAAGAGCGTCATTGTGATTCGCGCCACCGACGCCGCGGGCAACACCGCCGAGCATAAGGAGACGGTTTTCGTGGAGGTGGACTAA
- a CDS encoding SurA N-terminal domain-containing protein, with translation MLKIMRENLKNLKWILWFVVFIFVLLIFVDWGTGRLRGGSMEHVAARVAGIEISERDFLREVRQTDERLRSLYGQQYELIRSQLDLGQLALSNLINNALLVEQAKKLKLQVSDQELAERILSFPVFRKEDGSFVGEEIYARILAANQTTPEEFEAELREGLLIEKLQKVLRQGIVIPDAEVDREYRKRNENASFQLLFVTAERYFPSTQATEAEAKAYYDSHQSQFIHGEQIQLRYLLVDPVRLRQNMPVDEARVAEYYQSHLSEFQEPETVHARHILVRPEGDGEDAWRKAQERAMAVLRKAQAPGADFAALAKEFSEDPGSKESGGDLGWFERGRMVKEFEDAVFAMQPGEVKGPVRSQFGYHIILLEGKRPARQKPLSEVRDVIRFKLTEGLADAEASKRATALKEKITAGKLTTEEQWRGLADEVVSSNVTPFFSLDEGVVPGLGREPGFLEELKKAKEGFVGGPRRTPRGWVVYRVEKTRKAGQTPFAEAKDEAMEGARRLKALERLKAELAARRGEGLAKLAATYGVQVTPVKDHYRGTSIPGVGVAQVLEEAVFATPVGALTDVVVVGERGVALAQVEAKKVVTPAEVAAGREALRKSMVEDELQKLIDAMLAEAKRNQPMTLNRDLVERFKPAQG, from the coding sequence ATGCTCAAGATCATGCGCGAGAACCTCAAGAACCTCAAGTGGATCTTGTGGTTCGTGGTGTTCATCTTCGTGCTTTTGATTTTCGTGGACTGGGGGACCGGACGTCTGCGCGGCGGCAGCATGGAGCACGTAGCCGCGCGGGTGGCCGGCATCGAGATTTCCGAGCGGGACTTTTTGCGCGAGGTGCGACAAACCGACGAGCGCTTGCGCAGCCTGTACGGTCAGCAGTACGAGCTGATCCGCTCGCAGCTGGACCTGGGGCAGCTGGCGCTTTCCAACCTCATCAACAACGCGCTGTTGGTGGAGCAGGCCAAAAAGCTCAAGCTGCAGGTGAGCGATCAGGAGCTGGCCGAGCGCATTCTCTCTTTCCCGGTTTTCCGCAAGGAGGACGGCAGCTTCGTGGGCGAAGAAATTTACGCCCGCATCTTGGCGGCCAACCAAACCACCCCGGAGGAGTTTGAAGCGGAGCTGCGGGAGGGTTTGCTCATTGAAAAGCTGCAGAAGGTCCTGCGGCAGGGGATCGTGATCCCCGACGCGGAAGTGGACCGGGAGTACCGCAAGCGCAACGAAAACGCCAGCTTCCAGTTGCTCTTCGTCACCGCCGAGCGCTACTTCCCCAGCACCCAGGCCACCGAAGCCGAAGCCAAGGCCTACTACGACAGCCACCAAAGCCAGTTCATCCATGGGGAGCAGATCCAGCTGCGCTACCTGCTGGTGGACCCGGTGCGGTTGCGGCAAAACATGCCGGTGGATGAAGCGCGCGTGGCTGAGTACTACCAGAGCCACCTTTCGGAGTTTCAAGAGCCGGAAACCGTGCACGCCCGCCATATCTTGGTGCGCCCCGAGGGTGATGGTGAGGATGCTTGGCGTAAGGCCCAGGAGCGGGCCATGGCCGTGCTCCGCAAGGCGCAAGCCCCCGGCGCCGATTTTGCTGCGCTGGCTAAGGAGTTTTCCGAGGACCCGGGGAGCAAGGAAAGCGGCGGCGATTTGGGGTGGTTTGAGCGGGGGCGCATGGTGAAGGAGTTTGAAGACGCGGTCTTTGCCATGCAGCCCGGCGAGGTGAAAGGCCCGGTGCGCTCGCAGTTTGGCTACCACATCATCCTCCTGGAAGGCAAAAGGCCAGCGCGGCAAAAGCCGCTTTCCGAGGTGCGGGACGTGATCCGCTTCAAGCTCACCGAGGGGCTGGCCGATGCGGAAGCCTCCAAGCGCGCCACCGCCCTGAAGGAAAAGATCACCGCCGGCAAGCTGACCACCGAAGAGCAGTGGCGGGGCCTTGCCGACGAGGTGGTGTCTTCCAACGTCACACCGTTTTTCTCGCTGGATGAAGGGGTGGTTCCCGGCTTGGGGCGGGAGCCCGGGTTTTTGGAAGAGCTCAAGAAGGCCAAGGAAGGGTTTGTGGGCGGTCCCCGGCGGACCCCCCGGGGCTGGGTGGTGTACCGCGTGGAGAAGACCCGCAAGGCCGGCCAAACCCCCTTTGCCGAAGCTAAGGACGAAGCCATGGAAGGGGCGCGGCGGCTGAAGGCGCTGGAGAGGCTCAAGGCCGAGCTGGCCGCGCGCCGTGGGGAAGGGCTTGCCAAGCTTGCGGCCACCTACGGTGTGCAGGTCACCCCGGTAAAGGACCACTACCGCGGCACCTCGATCCCCGGCGTGGGCGTGGCGCAGGTGCTGGAAGAAGCGGTGTTCGCCACCCCGGTCGGGGCCTTAACCGATGTGGTCGTGGTGGGGGAAAGGGGTGTGGCCCTGGCGCAGGTGGAAGCCAAGAAAGTGGTCACCCCTGCAGAAGTGGCGGCCGGGCGCGAGGCGCTGCGCAAGAGCATGGTGGAAGACGAGCTGCAAAAGCTTATTGACGCCATGCTGGCGGAAGCCAAGCGCAACCAGCCCATGACCCTCAACCGCGACCTGGTGGAGCGCTTCAAGCCGGCCCAAGGATGA
- a CDS encoding OB-fold domain-containing protein, which produces MIAYVSGRVLALAPGSVVVEAGGVGY; this is translated from the coding sequence ATGATCGCTTACGTAAGCGGGCGGGTTTTGGCCCTGGCCCCCGGCAGTGTGGTGGTGGAGGCGGGAGGGGTCGGGTACAG